The Cellulomonas sp. P24 genome contains a region encoding:
- a CDS encoding competence protein CoiA: MGHTPGEVAAFTSGETRLVYAARKDAPTGPLVLLEDNTALEMREYAKAHLRCFVAECPTPEFTTVARRSGRDGFKHLTGGGHSEESLFHKQGKHALLGWLARRHPEVDARLEVSLLPVVNRRADVLAVHPTGERVALEVQYSHLELAEGSESWAARTRDYQDAGIAPVWILGHRGVHFTDRRDGTVALGALGRAILEAGMPLWWVNPILGTVAVPYVISHVGERMFQLRPTSETRAVHLWVDSLDTLTLTGAGVHSPRLDFLDQQRRAHDDALAAARAHEATAEAERNKQAALAAKNAAQRAQHVAAKAARLERALRERLRAQEQRWLESSMRANVLAAHGNTIPAHLDVTPSADAIWAHHQHWQALVFGHVMLNHIGDTVTVRDCLSVLDEHRIQYNADAHRDCPGSG, translated from the coding sequence GTGGGTCACACGCCAGGGGAGGTCGCCGCGTTCACCAGCGGCGAGACGCGTTTGGTGTATGCGGCCCGAAAGGACGCCCCGACTGGGCCGCTCGTACTGCTCGAAGACAACACGGCGCTCGAGATGCGCGAATACGCGAAGGCGCACCTGCGGTGCTTCGTCGCCGAATGCCCCACACCCGAGTTCACCACCGTCGCCCGACGATCCGGGCGGGACGGTTTCAAGCACCTCACCGGTGGTGGACATTCCGAGGAGAGCTTGTTCCACAAGCAGGGCAAGCATGCACTGCTCGGCTGGCTCGCTCGACGGCATCCCGAAGTGGACGCGCGCCTCGAGGTGTCGCTGCTGCCTGTCGTCAATCGACGAGCAGACGTCCTCGCCGTTCACCCGACGGGTGAACGTGTCGCTCTAGAGGTCCAGTACTCGCACCTCGAACTTGCCGAGGGCTCGGAATCGTGGGCGGCCCGCACCCGCGACTACCAGGACGCCGGGATAGCACCCGTGTGGATTCTCGGCCACCGCGGTGTGCACTTCACCGATCGGCGCGACGGCACCGTCGCCCTCGGAGCGCTCGGCCGCGCGATCCTCGAGGCTGGCATGCCTCTGTGGTGGGTCAACCCGATCCTCGGGACAGTCGCCGTTCCGTACGTGATCTCTCACGTTGGCGAGCGCATGTTCCAACTCCGGCCCACGAGCGAAACGCGCGCCGTACACCTGTGGGTTGACTCGCTCGACACGCTGACGCTCACCGGAGCCGGAGTCCACAGCCCTCGCCTCGACTTCCTCGACCAGCAGCGTCGCGCGCACGACGACGCACTGGCCGCGGCCCGCGCCCACGAAGCCACCGCCGAGGCTGAACGGAACAAGCAAGCTGCGTTGGCCGCCAAGAACGCGGCGCAGCGAGCTCAACACGTCGCCGCGAAGGCCGCCCGGCTAGAGCGAGCGCTCCGAGAACGCCTGCGCGCACAGGAACAGCGGTGGCTGGAGTCGTCCATGCGCGCCAACGTTCTCGCGGCGCACGGCAACACGATCCCCGCCCACCTGGACGTAACCCCAAGTGCTGATGCCATCTGGGCGCACCATCAGCACTGGCAAGCACTCGTGTTCGGGCACGTGATGCTGAATCACATTGGAGACACCGTCACCGTTCGCGACTGCCTGAGCGTGCTCGACGAGCACCGCATCCAGTACAACGCGGACGCCCACCGGGACTGCCCCGGGTCTGGTTGA
- a CDS encoding site-specific integrase: MLGPQLRAQGPDHPHRGGPLLRRVPTRSRLPFRHLSWHGSILVSKVRSLQHPQGDSYTLLLRFHHETGARRGGGLTLRLMDLDYRRGMIELHEKGLTVREVPATEELLRSLIRHCLSRTSPDAPGEQRIFRSKTGNPISRGTYGRVHDRWYQSESLRNLGVTVHWLRHTAIAEYREIGGLSVSTAFAGHSLRNRTTNENYGGAQPADVIDAFERRSGEAHPLGSGTIRPPLTL, encoded by the coding sequence CCAGCTCCGCGCGCAGGGACCGGACCATCCGCACCGCGGCGGCCCTCTCCTCCGGCGAGTACCGACGCGTAGTCGGCTTCCCTTTCGACACCTCTCGTGGCATGGCTCCATCCTCGTTTCCAAGGTCAGGAGCCTCCAACATCCCCAGGGCGATTCATACACCCTCCTCCTTCGCTTCCACCACGAGACCGGCGCGCGCCGCGGCGGGGGACTGACCCTTCGCCTCATGGACCTCGACTACCGCCGGGGCATGATCGAGCTGCACGAGAAGGGCCTGACCGTCCGTGAGGTTCCAGCAACCGAAGAGCTCCTCCGGTCACTCATCCGGCACTGCCTTTCGCGCACCTCACCCGACGCGCCAGGTGAGCAGCGCATCTTCCGATCCAAGACCGGCAATCCCATCAGCCGGGGCACCTACGGTCGCGTGCACGACCGCTGGTACCAGTCGGAGTCGCTTCGCAACCTCGGGGTAACCGTGCACTGGCTCCGCCACACCGCCATCGCGGAGTACCGCGAGATCGGAGGGCTCAGCGTCTCCACAGCCTTCGCCGGCCACTCCCTTCGCAACCGCACGACCAACGAAAACTACGGCGGGGCCCAACCCGCCGACGTAATCGACGCCTTCGAACGACGCAGCGGCGAAGCGCACCCCCTCGGATCGGGAACCATCCGCCCTCCACTCACCCTCTGA
- a CDS encoding IS3 family transposase (programmed frameshift), translating into MAKPYPQEFRNDVVAVARKGQAPLSQIAKDFGVSEGSLANWMKQADVEDGKRPGLSEDERKQLREANKRIRLLEQENEVLRRAAAYLSQANLPKIVFPLVREMAAAGARIRVPVAVACRVLGLTTQGYYKWLKNPVSQRDWDDAHLIDVLYEIHQDDATLGYRFLTDELADEHGIVVGENRVHRLCGIAGIYASHAKKKTSKPGATGPAPHDDLLAVVDEHGVVRHEFVAEAPNKVWLWDISEHPTREGKLYICAIKDLYSNKIVGYSIDSRMKASLAVSAMRNAIALRSPVRTICHSDRGGQFRAKKTQRLLANNGLVGSMGRSYGAGDNASMESFFSLLQKNVLDTRRWDTRQELRLAMVTWIETKYNRRRRQRALGKLTPVEFEMIYAAADAA; encoded by the exons GTGGCAAAGCCCTATCCTCAGGAGTTCCGCAACGACGTCGTGGCCGTGGCCCGCAAGGGCCAGGCACCGCTGTCTCAGATCGCGAAGGACTTCGGCGTCTCCGAAGGCTCGCTGGCGAACTGGATGAAGCAGGCCGATGTCGAGGACGGCAAGCGTCCCGGTCTGAGCGAAGACGAGCGCAAGCAGTTGCGTGAGGCGAACAAGAGGATCCGCCTGCTCGAGCAGGAGAACGAGGTCCTACGGCGCGCTGCTGCCTACCTGTCGCAGGCCAACTTGCCG AAAATAGTCTTCCCTCTCGTCCGTGAGATGGCCGCGGCCGGCGCCCGCATCAGGGTGCCGGTCGCGGTGGCGTGCAGGGTCCTGGGTCTGACGACGCAGGGGTACTACAAGTGGCTCAAGAACCCCGTGTCCCAACGGGACTGGGACGACGCCCACCTCATCGACGTCCTTTACGAGATCCATCAGGACGATGCGACGCTGGGCTACAGGTTCCTCACCGACGAGCTGGCCGACGAGCACGGCATCGTCGTGGGCGAGAACCGCGTGCACCGGCTGTGTGGCATCGCCGGCATCTACGCCTCTCATGCGAAGAAGAAGACCAGCAAGCCAGGTGCCACCGGCCCCGCTCCGCATGACGACCTCCTCGCGGTGGTTGACGAGCACGGCGTGGTCCGTCACGAGTTCGTCGCCGAGGCTCCCAACAAGGTCTGGTTGTGGGATATCTCCGAGCACCCCACGCGCGAGGGCAAGCTCTACATCTGCGCGATCAAGGACCTGTACTCCAACAAGATCGTGGGCTACTCCATCGACTCGCGGATGAAGGCGTCGCTGGCGGTCTCAGCGATGCGGAACGCGATCGCCCTGCGCTCACCGGTGAGAACGATCTGTCACTCGGACAGGGGCGGTCAATTTCGCGCCAAGAAGACCCAGCGCCTGCTCGCGAACAACGGCCTGGTCGGTTCGATGGGCCGCTCATACGGAGCCGGCGACAACGCCAGCATGGAGAGCTTCTTCTCCCTGCTCCAGAAGAACGTCCTGGACACCCGCCGCTGGGACACCCGCCAGGAGCTCCGGCTGGCGATGGTGACCTGGATCGAGACCAAGTACAACCGTCGCCGCCGACAGCGCGCCCTGGGCAAGCTCACCCCCGTCGAGTTTGAGATGATCTACGCAGCCGCAGACGCGGCCTGA